The Chloroflexota bacterium genomic interval GCTTGGTGGAGGTGATTCCGGGCCAATGTACCTCAGACGAGACGGTAGAACATCTTAAGGATCTGTCCATGGCGCTGGGTAAGACGCCAGTAGTGGCTGTGGACTATCCTGGTTTTATTGTCAGCCGCATTATAGATGTAATGATGAACGAAGCGGTCTACTGTGTCATGGATGGTAATACCCCTGAGGCGGTGGACACGGCCATGACTTTGGGCTGTAATCATCCCATTGGCCCCCTGGCCTTGATCGATTTGATCGGAGCGGATATCTTATTAAACGTTATGGAGGTGCTTGAAAAAGAGCTAGGGGATAAATACCGTCCTGCTCCGCTCCTACGTCGCATGGTCCGGGCTGGTCATCTTGGCCGGAAGACGGGTAGAGGATTTTACAATTACAGCAAGTAGTCCATTCAAAGTGGTATTAATCTACATTGGAGGCAGGAAATGGTGGATGTTGTCCTCGTTGGTGGAGTACGAACACCTATAGGTAGGTTCGGTGGTTCGTTCAAGGATCTTTCGGCCAGAGAATTGGGGGCTATCGCTATCAGGGCGGTCGTAGAGAGGACTGGCGTACCAAAGGAGGAGATCGATGAGGTGATCTTTGGCTGCGTAGGGCAGATAGCAGAGGATGCCTTCATTGCCAGGACTTGCGCTGTTTATGCGGGATTGCCTGTCACCGTCCCGGCCTATACAGTGAATCGCCTTTGTAGCTCTGGATTGCAAGCGATCGTCAGCGCCGCAGAAAAGATCCGGGCCGGTGAGGCTGAGGTCATCGTGGCTGGCGGTGTTGAGCATATGAGTGGGGTACCTTTCTACTTGAGAGAGGCTCGCTGGGGCTATCGTCTGGGCAATGCTGTCCTTGAGGATGGTTTGGTTACCCTTCTCAGTGATCCCTTCCAAAGATACCATATGGGTATGACCGCAGAGAATGTGGCTGAACGATTTGGTGTCTCACGTGAGGATCAGGATCGCTTTGCTTTGGGGAGCCAACAGAAGGCTGTCAGCGCCATCCAGGAAGGTCGGTTTAAGGATCAAATTGTCGCGGTGGAGATCAAGGAAAAGAAGGAAGCTAGAATCGTAGATACCGATGAGCATCCCAGACCCGAAACTACCTTAGAGAGACTGGCTGCTCTAAAGCCGGCTTTTAAGGAGCAGGGGGGCACTGTTACAGCCGGCAACTCTTCAGGCATAAATGACGCCGCGGCGGCGGCGGTGGTGATGTCTTCCAGTAAGGCTGCTAGGTTGGGACTTAAGCCGCAAGTGATTATTAAAGCCTCAAGCGCAGTCGCAATTGAACCGGAGATCATGGGCATAGCACCTGTGCCGGCCACACGAAAGGTCTTAGCCAAGGTTGGGCTCAGCCTTGACGATATCGATTTGATCGAACTGAACGAGGCGTTTGCGGCCCAGGCAGTAGAGGTTATGAGACAGTTAGATATTGATCCCGATAAGCTCAATGTTAATGGTGGGGCCATCGCTCTCGGGCATCCCGTCGGCGCCACTGGCTGTATTCTGACGGTTAAGCTGATCTACGAGATGCAAAGAAGAAGGGCCAGGTATGGATTGGTAACGCTATGTGTCGGCGGTGGACAGGGGCTGGCTACCATCTTCGAGAATGTCACTTAGGGAGGCAGGTGAGATGGTTGAGCAACGGGGGTTCCCAGGGGGCGCAGCCTGATAAGGGTCTTTCGGATGTGCCCTCCCTCTGTAGGAAAAAGCCCGAAGTAGGGGCTCCGCAGGGTCGCCCCTACGAACCTCTCCAGGTGTAGCTTGATTTTTTGGCCATCGTTATGCTAAAATTATCCTAACCATCGATGTACCTCTCATCGATGTACTTTTCCATAAGGAGACGTGAATAAAATGCGAAGGTTCGTCGTTCTCTCGTCGGTCCTGATCATAACATTGTCCTTGCTGGTCGGTTGCAGCCTGGCCTCATCGCTACCCTCAGCCGCACCAGGAACGACACCAGGCGCGCCGTCTACTTCAGCAGCGCCTGTCAACAAGGAAGTCATTCTGGCGACTACCACCAGCACCATGGATTCAGGGCTGCTGGATGTTTTGGTGCCTGATTTCGAAAAGAGGACAGGCTATGTGCTGAAGCCCCTTTCCCTGGGTACTGGTCAGGCCTTGGCCGTCGCGGCCAGGGGGGAGGCCGATGTAGTATTAGTGCATGCTCCGGTGTTGGAGAAGAAGTTTATGGCCGATGGACATGGGATCAACCGCCGTCTGGTGATGCACAATGACTTCGTCATCGTTGGCCCACCTGCTGACCCGGCCAAAATAAAGGGGAGTAAGATGGCTATCGAGGCATTCCAGAAAATAGCCGAGCACAAAAACATCTTCATCTCTCGGGGCGATAACTCCGGTACCGATACGCTGGAGAAGAGTCTCTGGAAGAAGGCCGGCATACAACCGTCGGGGCAGTGGTACCAGGAGGCCGGCCAGGGCATGGGGGCGACGCTGAACATCGCCTCCGAGAAAGATGGCTATACCCTTACCGATCGGGCCACCCTTCTGGCCCTCAAGAGGACGCTTCGTCTGGAAATCTTAGTGGAGAAAGAGCCAGCTCTGCTTAATATCTACCACGTCATCGAGGTTGATCCTCAAAAGCACCCTCAGGTGAACCACGTCGGGGGTAAGTCCTTCGCTGATTATATGGTTTCTAAAGAAGCTCAGGAGATTGTCAGGAACTTCGGTGTGGACAAATATGGCCAGCCCCTCTTCTTCCCTGATGCCGGGAAGAAGGAACCGGTCAGTTAAGCAAGAGGTCTTTATCGGGGAGGTTGAGCTATGGATCTGATTTGGGAGGGTATTCAGCAGGCCATCTTATTGATGTTGCACCGGGATGCAGAAATGATTCGCGTCACCCTCCTCTCCATCCAGGTATCAGGGGTGGCCACACTGATTAGCGTGCTTGTGGGCGTACCATTGGGCACTTACCTGGCCTTAGCCTCGTTTCGGGGGCGGGGCTTTTTCCTGACCCTGGTTAATACCGGCATGGGACTACCGCCGGTGGTAGTGGGGCTCTTCGTCAGCATAATGCTCTGGCGCAGCGGTCCCTTCGGTTTTCTGCATCTCCTTTACACGCCGGCGGCGATGGTGGTCGCTCAGGGGATCATCGCCTCACCCATCGTCACTGGCATCACCACGGCGGCCATCGGACAGATCAATCCCAGGCTACGGCTACAGATGCTAGGATTAGGGGCCTCATACTGGCAGCTCCTTTGGGTTCTCCTGCGAGAGGCCAGGCTACCCTTACTGGCCGCGGTGATGGCCGGTTTTGGAGGGGTGATATCGGAGATCGGAGCCTCGCTGATGGTGGGAGGAAACGTCATGGGACAAACCAGGGTGCTCACTACGGCCACGGCGATGGAGACAGGGCGGGGCAATTTTGGGATGGCTATCGCCCTCTCAATTATTCTGCTGCTCCTGGCTTATACGGTTAATATGGCTCTTACCATTATCCAGCAGCGTAATAGGTTGCCGTGAGAGAATCTATCCTTGAGATCAAGACTGTGCAGGTGAGGTATGGTAACCAGACAGTGCTGGATATCCCTCACCTGAGCATCAAACGGGGAGAGATTCTGTCCATTATTGGACCAAACGGCTCCGGTAAAAGCACGCTCCTACGGGTTTTGGCTCTGCTGGAACGTCCTAGCGTTGGAGAGATAATCTTCGATGGCCAGCCTGTCCATCCCCACAGTGATTTCCTTGCCCTTCGCCGGCGCCTGGCCATCGTTTTCCAGGAGGCTCTACTGCGCGATACTTCTGTTTTCAATAACGTGGCCACAGGGCTGCACTTCCGCGGGGTATCCCGAGAGGCGACGAGAGAAAAGGTACAGCAGTGGCTGGAACGGCTGGGGATAGCCCATTTGCAGCGGCGTTCGGCGCGCACCCTCTCTGGTGGCGAGGCCCAGCGGGTCAGCCTGGCCAGAGCCCTCGTCTTAGAGCCTGAGATCCTCTTGCTAGACGAGCCCTTTGGAGGCCTGGATTCCCCTAGTAAAGGCTCCTTGATCGGCGATTTAGATCGTATCCTGGCGGAGACGAGGATGACGGTCATCTTTGTCACGCATGACCGAACGGAGGCGCTCATGTTGGGGGATAGGATAGCGGTCGTGATGGATGGCCGAATCCTCCAGCTGGATACACCCCAGAAGGTCTTCACCTCACCGGCTGATGAAGCGGTAGCCGCTTTTGTTGGTGTGGAGACGATCCTCCCGGGTTGTGTCCGTGTGCAGAAGGATGGGTTGGCTGGTGTGGAGATAGGAGATAAGAGGATTGAGGTTGTTGGGGAGTACCTTATTGGGGAACATGTGCTGGTCTGTTTGAGGCCGGAAGACGTCATCATCGCCCCCAGCGACGATCAGCCCTCTCGCTCAAGCATGCGCAATAACCTAAGGGGAGTGGTGCGGAGGATCACACCGTTGGGGTCCCAATTTCGGGTGGAGGTCGATTGCGGTTTCCCTATCGTGGCCCTGATCACTAAGCAGTCCTTCATCGACCTATCTCTGGCTGAGGGGAGGTCGGTTCTTGTCTCCTTCAAGGCCAGCGCTGCGCACGTTATTCGCAAAGGACTGGGACACTCCCCATTTTGGACAGATACCACGACTATCTCCTCGCCCGTAGGGACTCTAATGTAAGGGGTGGATGTTTTTTTACCCTCACCCCCTGACCCCTCTCCCATCCTTCCCGGACGGGAAGGACGGGAGAGGGGGAAGAGTAGGGGCGACCGGCCGGTCGCCCCTACTAGGTCGAAGACTCTTCGAGTCGGAGCCCTATCCTTCTGTGGAAGGACTCCTTGGAGTCCTTCCACAGAAGGGCCCCTTGACCTCCCCAGTGCCCCTGCGGGAGAAGGGGGGATAGGTCTAGGGTGTATCCCGATTCACCCCAAGATGTAGCGCGGGGGCTTGTCCCCCGCTTGCCGTTTACTTGAAATGTCGGGCGAGGATGCCTTCCAGAATGTGGGCGTGGCGGTCCTCGTCATGGGCGGCCGTATCGAACCAGGAGCCGACCTCCTTCTTGTCTCGCTCCAGGGCGGCCTTCATACCGTCGTGTTTGCCGGTATAGGCCTTTCTCTCCCCCTCAAGCATCTTGGTGATTTCGGCTTTGAGGTCGCCAATCCGTCCATCCAGGTAGAGGAAGCGCGCCCCGTGGTTGGCTTCGTCCCAGGCGATGCGGCGCAGAGCTTCGGCCACCTCTCCAAGCCCCTCGGCATCGGCCTTGTAGGCCATAGCCAGGTAGTGGGTCACTTCCCAGGTCTCACCATCGATGTTCTTTTGCACATACTCCTCTAATGACATTGTTAACCCTCCTTGAAAATTTATTTAGGACTAAGGCAGCCTATTGGGCTGTCCTGTCTTTGCCTTGAGTACTGAGACAATCTTTGCAGGTTCCGTAGAACATAAGAACGTGTTCACCGACTTTATGCCCACTGATCTGTTCAGCCTCCGCCTCCAGTTCACGGTGAGGGGGGAGGGGAACATCGTACACCCGTTCACAGGTAAGGCAGACGAAGTGATAGTGCAGCTTCACGTTAGCATCGTAGCGGCTCTCAGGGTGACGGGTATCAAGGCGCTGCACCTGTCCTTCTCTGCTGAGCAGCTCTAGATTACGATACACTGTTCCCAGGCTGATGCTGGGGATCTCCTGACGGACCTGTTCGTATACCCAGATGGCTGGAGGGTGCGTTGTAGTTCCCCTTAGCACTCTAAGTAGGCATTGTTTTTGTTTTGTGTTTCGATACCTTTTCACTATTCGTCCCCTTATTAATAATGATAACAGATATTATTATTTTTGTCAAGGGCCAAAATAATAGGATTATCTTGCGCATATCCTATCAGGGAGGGCTTGATATGAAAATACCGGCCTCAGGCCGCCTCCAGGGTAACCCTGTATCCCAAGGATTGGATGCGGCGCCGAGTGAGAATCCACGTAGTCGGGGGGCTGGTCTCCAGGGTAAACCTGTATCCCAAGGATTGGATGAGGCGCCGGGTGAGAATCCACGTAGCGCTGGGGCTTGCCCCAGCCTGGGAGGTGTCGGGGGACAAGGCTCGGACCTTACGTGCTCCTTCGCCAACCAGCGCAGTCATTTTTTCGTACTTCGCGGTGCCGCTGGCAACCGGCATTAGGGTTTTCATCCTTCGTGGTGTCCCATGCAAGTGGGACATGGCCGATTTGGGGGCGTGACATTCTGCTAGGACCGAGACTCCAGTATGGGTGCGGTCAGGTAGCGAGCCAGTTGCCGAATCTTTTCTTCATCGCGCCTGGAGAGGAGCTGGCGAAAGTAGTCCCTCACCTTCCCGATCTCTTTTACTTGTTCCACCACGATATCCCCGGCAAGATGAGCGAGCACATTATGGTAAGCTCCCATAAAGAGAATGCCTACCTCCCCCTCCGTCAAGGTCTCATTGATGGTTTTAGCTGTGAACCTATCCCTCTCCTCCGTAAGGTGATCCTGGTGCATCCTTGATCGATAGTGGCTGGAAATCGTTTCCGCTGCCGTCTCACTGGTGCGTCTGGCCATATCTTCGTACTCCTGGACGAGAAGGGAGGTGTCCTCCGTCTTTCGTATCTCCGCTCCCTTTTTGATCAGATCGAGGATGATCTGATAATTTTCGCTGCTCCTTCTGGCTGCCTCCGCGATGATCCTCCGGCCCAGTTCTCCATCGGCGGCGAGTCCGTCTTGATAGATCTTAAGTCTGGCTACGTCAAGCGATAGGAGATACTCCGCCACGCTCTCCCAGAATCTGGCCATCGTTTCTTTGTGCTCTGCCCATCGTCTTTCGCCATAGAGAGCAGCGCTTCTCCTTTCAATGGTAGGGCCTAGACGTCCCAGATCCGCTTCACTATGGATTATGGGGACATATAATAGTTTTCTCACGGTTATTGCTCGCTGCTCTTAAGTGCCTCCATGAAGTGCTCGGCGGTTATTCTAAAAGTGGCCAGGTCTGCTGCTTCGGGTTTCGGACCGAGCCCATCGATAAACCCCCTGATCGCTAGCATGGATGCCCTCCTGCAGATAGCCTCTATATCGGACCCTACCAGACCCTCGGTAGCACTGGCCAGTGCTCCAAGGTTGACATCGCTGGCCAGGGGTTTGCCCCTTGTATGAATCCTGAATATCTCCAGCCGGGCTTTGTCATCAGGGAGAGGCAGCTCAAGGCGCAGGTCAAATCTGCCGGCCCGCAGAAGGGCCGGATCGATAATGTCGGGCCTGTTGGTGGCAGCCAGGACCACCACCCCTTTGAGCTCCTCTATCCCATCAAGCTCGGTGAGGAACTGACTGATCACCCGCTCGGTAACGTGGGAATCGGCACTGGTCCCTCGAACAGGGGCAATGGCATCTATCTCATCGAAGAAGATGATACAGGGGCTGGCCTGTCTGGCCTTCCTGAAGATCTCCCTAATGCCCCTCTCAGACTCGCCAACCCACTTGGAGAGCAGTGCCGGCCCTTTGACTGAGATGAAGTTCACCTGGCTCTGGCTGGCTACAGCCTTGGCCAGAAGGGTCTTGCCTGTGCCCGGCGGCCCGCTGAGTAGGATGCCCTTAGCCGGCCTGGTATGGGCCTGCTCAAATACCTCTGGATACTTGAGCGGCCACTCGATGGTCTCCATGAGCACCCTTTTGGCCTCCTCCAGACCGCCCACATCGCTCCAGCACACATCGGGGATCTCGGTGAAGACCTCCCTGATAGCTGAGGGCTCGATCTCCTTCAGCGCCTCGAGGAAATTGTCCATGCGGACATCTAGCCCCGAGAGCAGTTCGTAGGGGATGTAATCTGCGTCCAGCTCGATCTTGGGCATTATCCTTCTCAAAACGGTCATCGCTGCCTCCCGGCATAGTGCCTCCAGGTCAGCGCCCACGAAGCCGTGAGTGATTTCAGCGAGCTTCTCTAAATTCACATCGGAGGCCAGGGGCATTCCCCTGGTATGGATGTGCAGTATTTCCAGCCTTCCATTTTTATCTGGGATGCTTATGGAGATCTCGCGGTCAAATCTCCCCGGCCTCCTCAGGGCTGGATCGAGCACGTTCGGTATATTGGTAGCCCCGATAATGATCACCTGCCCCCTTGATTTCAGGCCATCCATCAGGGCCAGGAGCTGGGCCACAACCCTGCGCTCCACCTGCTGATCTCCCCGGATCTCCTCCCTTTTAGAGGCTATAGCGTCGATCTCGTCCAGAAAGACTATGGCGGGGGCGTTCTCCTTGGCCTTCTCGAAGATAGCGCGCAGATGTGCTTCACTTTCCCCATAGAACTTGTGGATGACCTCAGGGCCGCTTATGTGGACAAAATAGGCATCAGTTTCGTTGGCTACCGCTCTGGCTATCAGCGTTTTCCCACACCCCGGCGGGCCATAGAGCAGCACCCCCTTGGGAGCCTCTATCCCCAACCTTTCGAAGAGCTCGGGATACTTCAAGGGAAGCTCGATCATCTCCCTTATCCTTTGAATCTCCCTCTGGAGCCCACCGATGTCCTCGTAGGTCACACCGGTTTTCTCCTTGCCAGCCGTAGCCTCACCTTTCACCTTTATGGTGGTGAGGGGACCGATTGCCACGGCGCCCTTTGGACTAGCGTCCGCGACTAAGAACTCCTGATAGTGGCTGCCCAGCAAGGTAGCCCTTACCTTGTCTTCTGGGGTCACAGGCAACCCCTCAAGAAGCCTTCCCAGGTATTTTCTGTCCTTCTCCCTTACAAAAGTGCTCGAGGAGGTCATGGGAGCGAGGATTACAGTGCTGGCACTTTCATACTCTATCTTACGGAGCTGTACTCTCTCCCCCAAACCAGTTTGCGCATTCTCGCGGGTGATGCCGTCTATCTGGACCGTGCCTTTGCCCCGATCCTGGGGGTAAGCCGGCATAACCCTGGCTACCGTAGGTCTCTTGCCGATGATTTGGATGATATCTCCCACCTCAACCCCCATCCTGGCCATATCCTGAGGGTCGAGCCTGGCCAGCGCTCGGCCTACATCCTTGGCCAGGGCCTCGGCTACCCTGAGAGTTAACGTTTCCCCCTTTACCTGCGCCATCCCTTCCCTCCTCGTCCAGGTGGACAAGATTATTTCTTTTTCCTGAGCTTTATCTCGAGGATTCCATTCTTGTAAGAGGAGACCATAGTGTCGGCATCGACTGGCGAGGGGAGTAAGACCTCCTTGCTGTATTTCCGGTCCTTTCCCTCAGCTGTGAGGGCCAGGATATCCTCCTTGACCTCCACATGAATGTCATTGGCCTCCACGCCAGGAAGTTCGGCGATTATCACTAAGTGATCGCCTTCGTCAAGCACGTCAACCAGTGGTTCGCGGACCTCCGCCACCACTGGGCCCTCCTCCGTTGCCCGGATGTTGCCAAACTGCTCAATGATCGGCTTTCCGCCCAGACCTATCTTTACACTGAAGCCATATACACCCTTAACCTTGTCGCCTGGACCTCTAATCTCCCCGGAGCGGGTGTATTCTTCCTTACCCTCCTCAGCCATCTTGGAGACCAGGTCAAAGAGGCCGCCGAGCCCCTTGAACAGGCCGCCAACGCTGAACTCAATTCCCTCTCCAGGTTCCTTTCTTTTTGCGCTCATTGGAATGCCTCCCCTCTTGCGTTGGTCTTTTATTTGGTTTTGCAGTTCCTCTATCCTGAGACTTATAATGGGCAGTGGCCTGGTGAGACCCCCTTCCCAGCGCCTTACCGTCTGTAGCGAGACGCCGAGCAGGCGGGCAAACCTCTCCTGAGATAGCCCAAGCTCCAGGCGGAATTTCTTGATCCTTTCTTCTTCCATAGACACTCACCCTCCCCATGCGCCCATATTATAACATATGTTTAATCAAATGTCAATACTCTTGACCTAAAACTGTCGAACAACGGGGATTTGGGGCCCATATCTATGGATCTCTCAAGAGAGGATGTCATGCACCCTGTTGAGCAGGGCGGTAGGACTGAAAGGCTTGCTGAAGTAGTCATCAGCGCCTGCCTGTTCGGCCAATTCCTTATCGGCGGCGCTGCTCTTGACTGTAAGCATCACAATCTTTATCTTCGAGGTGAGCGGATCACTCTTGAGGATGTGACAAACGGCATAGCCATCAACCTTAGGCATCATTATGTCCAACAGGATAAGGTCGGGTTGTTCCAGGTGGGCCAGCAGGATGGTCTCCTCGCCATTGACTGCATGGGTGATCTCGAATTCTTCTCCAGCCAGCGTGGCCTCGACCAAGCGGCGCAGGTATTCGTCGTCATCGGCGATAAGGATTTTTCGTTTCATGTTGGTTGATACCCTCATCCCCCTGCCCCCTTCTGGACTACCCCCCGTCCGCCGAACGCAGACTCTGCACGCCCCCATCTGCGAGAAATGGTGGATATAGGCTGGGTCGAAGACTCTTCGAGGTGGGGCCTTCAGGACTTCTAAGGAGGGGGGGGTTCTCCCTTGACCTCCTTTCCCTCCTGTTGTAGGGAAAGACGCCCTCATCCCCCTTATCCCCCTTATCCCCCTTATCCCCTTCTCCTTTCAGGAGAAGGGGATGTGACTATAGGTTGTGCCCTCCCTTCTGAACCTCTCCGCTGCTGGCTTCTGCCTCATTGATCATGCGCCGTATGTCCTCAGAGCGAAGCCCTTTTGAGGAGACAACTCTCACACTTTCGGTTTTTTCGGTTAATAGATCGGTGGCGGATACGTGGAGGATGCCATCAACATCAACATCAAAGGTGACCTCAATCTTGGGCACTCCCCTCAATAGTGGGGGAATGCCCTCTAGCTGAAAGCGGCCCAGCGATATGTTGTTGACGGCGAGTTCTCGCTCCCCTTGCAGTATATGAATATCTACCGAGGTCTGATTATCGGCTGCGGTGGTGAAGATCCGCGCCGCGGAGGCTGGTAGCGGGGTGTTTCTACGGATTATCCTGGTGAAGAGGCCGCCCTGAGTTTCGATGCCCAGCGAGAGAGGAAGTACGTCGAGAACAACCGCTTTCTCGATTAAGCCAAGCAGCATCCCGGCCTGAATGGCCGCACCCAGAGCCACGACCTCATCGGGATTGATGCTCTGGTAGGGCTCCTTCCCCAGGAGTTGCCTGGCTAGTTCTCGG includes:
- a CDS encoding thiolase family protein produces the protein MVDVVLVGGVRTPIGRFGGSFKDLSARELGAIAIRAVVERTGVPKEEIDEVIFGCVGQIAEDAFIARTCAVYAGLPVTVPAYTVNRLCSSGLQAIVSAAEKIRAGEAEVIVAGGVEHMSGVPFYLREARWGYRLGNAVLEDGLVTLLSDPFQRYHMGMTAENVAERFGVSREDQDRFALGSQQKAVSAIQEGRFKDQIVAVEIKEKKEARIVDTDEHPRPETTLERLAALKPAFKEQGGTVTAGNSSGINDAAAAAVVMSSSKAARLGLKPQVIIKASSAVAIEPEIMGIAPVPATRKVLAKVGLSLDDIDLIELNEAFAAQAVEVMRQLDIDPDKLNVNGGAIALGHPVGATGCILTVKLIYEMQRRRARYGLVTLCVGGGQGLATIFENVT
- a CDS encoding CDC48 family AAA ATPase; translation: MAQVKGETLTLRVAEALAKDVGRALARLDPQDMARMGVEVGDIIQIIGKRPTVARVMPAYPQDRGKGTVQIDGITRENAQTGLGERVQLRKIEYESASTVILAPMTSSSTFVREKDRKYLGRLLEGLPVTPEDKVRATLLGSHYQEFLVADASPKGAVAIGPLTTIKVKGEATAGKEKTGVTYEDIGGLQREIQRIREMIELPLKYPELFERLGIEAPKGVLLYGPPGCGKTLIARAVANETDAYFVHISGPEVIHKFYGESEAHLRAIFEKAKENAPAIVFLDEIDAIASKREEIRGDQQVERRVVAQLLALMDGLKSRGQVIIIGATNIPNVLDPALRRPGRFDREISISIPDKNGRLEILHIHTRGMPLASDVNLEKLAEITHGFVGADLEALCREAAMTVLRRIMPKIELDADYIPYELLSGLDVRMDNFLEALKEIEPSAIREVFTEIPDVCWSDVGGLEEAKRVLMETIEWPLKYPEVFEQAHTRPAKGILLSGPPGTGKTLLAKAVASQSQVNFISVKGPALLSKWVGESERGIREIFRKARQASPCIIFFDEIDAIAPVRGTSADSHVTERVISQFLTELDGIEELKGVVVLAATNRPDIIDPALLRAGRFDLRLELPLPDDKARLEIFRIHTRGKPLASDVNLGALASATEGLVGSDIEAICRRASMLAIRGFIDGLGPKPEAADLATFRITAEHFMEALKSSEQ
- a CDS encoding transcriptional repressor, with the protein product MKRYRNTKQKQCLLRVLRGTTTHPPAIWVYEQVRQEIPSISLGTVYRNLELLSREGQVQRLDTRHPESRYDANVKLHYHFVCLTCERVYDVPLPPHRELEAEAEQISGHKVGEHVLMFYGTCKDCLSTQGKDRTAQ
- a CDS encoding substrate-binding domain-containing protein yields the protein MRRFVVLSSVLIITLSLLVGCSLASSLPSAAPGTTPGAPSTSAAPVNKEVILATTTSTMDSGLLDVLVPDFEKRTGYVLKPLSLGTGQALAVAARGEADVVLVHAPVLEKKFMADGHGINRRLVMHNDFVIVGPPADPAKIKGSKMAIEAFQKIAEHKNIFISRGDNSGTDTLEKSLWKKAGIQPSGQWYQEAGQGMGATLNIASEKDGYTLTDRATLLALKRTLRLEILVEKEPALLNIYHVIEVDPQKHPQVNHVGGKSFADYMVSKEAQEIVRNFGVDKYGQPLFFPDAGKKEPVS
- a CDS encoding ABC transporter ATP-binding protein, whose translation is MRESILEIKTVQVRYGNQTVLDIPHLSIKRGEILSIIGPNGSGKSTLLRVLALLERPSVGEIIFDGQPVHPHSDFLALRRRLAIVFQEALLRDTSVFNNVATGLHFRGVSREATREKVQQWLERLGIAHLQRRSARTLSGGEAQRVSLARALVLEPEILLLDEPFGGLDSPSKGSLIGDLDRILAETRMTVIFVTHDRTEALMLGDRIAVVMDGRILQLDTPQKVFTSPADEAVAAFVGVETILPGCVRVQKDGLAGVEIGDKRIEVVGEYLIGEHVLVCLRPEDVIIAPSDDQPSRSSMRNNLRGVVRRITPLGSQFRVEVDCGFPIVALITKQSFIDLSLAEGRSVLVSFKASAAHVIRKGLGHSPFWTDTTTISSPVGTLM
- a CDS encoding helix-turn-helix domain-containing protein, with protein sequence MEEERIKKFRLELGLSQERFARLLGVSLQTVRRWEGGLTRPLPIISLRIEELQNQIKDQRKRGGIPMSAKRKEPGEGIEFSVGGLFKGLGGLFDLVSKMAEEGKEEYTRSGEIRGPGDKVKGVYGFSVKIGLGGKPIIEQFGNIRATEEGPVVAEVREPLVDVLDEGDHLVIIAELPGVEANDIHVEVKEDILALTAEGKDRKYSKEVLLPSPVDADTMVSSYKNGILEIKLRKKK
- a CDS encoding rubrerythrin family protein codes for the protein MSLEEYVQKNIDGETWEVTHYLAMAYKADAEGLGEVAEALRRIAWDEANHGARFLYLDGRIGDLKAEITKMLEGERKAYTGKHDGMKAALERDKKEVGSWFDTAAHDEDRHAHILEGILARHFK
- a CDS encoding response regulator → MRVSTNMKRKILIADDDEYLRRLVEATLAGEEFEITHAVNGEETILLAHLEQPDLILLDIMMPKVDGYAVCHILKSDPLTSKIKIVMLTVKSSAADKELAEQAGADDYFSKPFSPTALLNRVHDILS
- a CDS encoding ABC transporter permease gives rise to the protein MDLIWEGIQQAILLMLHRDAEMIRVTLLSIQVSGVATLISVLVGVPLGTYLALASFRGRGFFLTLVNTGMGLPPVVVGLFVSIMLWRSGPFGFLHLLYTPAAMVVAQGIIASPIVTGITTAAIGQINPRLRLQMLGLGASYWQLLWVLLREARLPLLAAVMAGFGGVISEIGASLMVGGNVMGQTRVLTTATAMETGRGNFGMAIALSIILLLLAYTVNMALTIIQQRNRLP